A genomic window from Acinetobacter chinensis includes:
- a CDS encoding RIO2 family protein gives MILIASGAYVISEFQVELGKIPPCLLPIGNKKLLELQVSAIRKTFNNQDIYLSLPESYELSSSENKIIDALNLTVVKTPDQFNLCDSLLYVLNTNEKINADEVFYLLHGDTFISDFDNLKDKNIISVSRSYDSYTWEVVKQNNEHALVWSGFFSFSSISYLLKSLTLNRNDYVNAVKYYSTQHELSLIETDKWHDLGHSNTYFNSRANITTQRAFNDLKIIDGIVSKQGKPDVKIQAEALWFENIPSALKKFTPVLLNHGERNEGYYYELEYLPYIPLNELFVHGKNEILQWNKIIRKLDEYINISIQNDMDENSKRDINQDAFKLITDKTRDRLKEYSEEMNFDLQKSFIYKNNKLPSVHQIMEECIEKVLRIEIVHGVMHGDLCFSNILYDSRGDRIKVIDPRGLNYKAEFTVFGDLKYDFAKLTHSIVGLYDYIISGYYKIEESANGSIEIVFDIDERIEKVISQYMQNFKVSGLSVQDIIPLVILLFMSMLPLHADRPDRQKAMLINALRLYKVYMLN, from the coding sequence ATGATTCTGATTGCATCAGGCGCATATGTTATATCTGAATTTCAGGTGGAGCTTGGAAAAATTCCACCATGTCTGTTACCTATAGGGAATAAAAAGTTACTTGAGCTGCAGGTATCTGCAATTAGAAAGACATTTAATAATCAGGATATTTATCTGTCATTACCTGAAAGTTATGAACTCTCTTCATCTGAAAATAAAATTATAGATGCTCTGAACCTGACAGTGGTTAAAACTCCGGATCAATTTAATCTGTGTGACTCTTTATTATATGTATTAAATACAAATGAAAAAATAAATGCCGATGAAGTGTTTTATCTGTTGCATGGTGATACCTTCATCTCTGATTTTGATAATTTAAAAGATAAAAATATTATTTCAGTATCACGCTCTTATGATAGTTATACCTGGGAAGTTGTTAAACAGAATAATGAACATGCTTTGGTCTGGAGTGGTTTTTTTTCTTTTTCATCAATCAGTTATTTACTGAAATCACTAACATTAAACCGTAATGATTATGTCAATGCAGTAAAATATTACAGCACTCAACACGAATTATCTCTGATTGAAACCGATAAATGGCATGATTTAGGACATTCAAATACCTATTTCAATTCCAGGGCAAATATAACGACACAACGTGCATTTAATGATCTTAAAATTATTGATGGTATAGTCAGTAAGCAAGGAAAACCTGATGTCAAGATTCAGGCTGAAGCACTATGGTTTGAAAATATTCCATCAGCACTTAAAAAATTTACACCTGTTTTATTAAATCACGGTGAGCGTAATGAAGGATATTATTATGAACTTGAGTATCTTCCATATATTCCACTGAATGAATTGTTTGTTCATGGTAAAAATGAAATACTGCAATGGAATAAAATTATACGTAAACTTGATGAGTATATTAATATTTCCATACAGAATGATATGGATGAAAACAGTAAAAGAGATATTAATCAGGATGCATTTAAACTTATTACAGATAAAACACGTGATCGATTAAAAGAATATTCTGAAGAAATGAATTTTGATCTGCAAAAAAGTTTTATTTATAAGAATAATAAGTTGCCTTCTGTACACCAGATTATGGAAGAATGTATAGAAAAAGTATTACGGATAGAAATTGTTCATGGTGTTATGCATGGAGATCTTTGCTTTAGTAATATTTTATACGATTCACGAGGCGATCGGATTAAAGTTATTGATCCTCGTGGGTTAAATTATAAAGCTGAATTTACAGTATTTGGTGACCTTAAATATGATTTTGCAAAGCTGACACATTCAATAGTTGGTCTTTATGATTATATTATTTCAGGTTATTATAAAATTGAAGAATCAGCAAATGGATCTATAGAAATTGTTTTTGATATAGATGAGCGCATTGAAAAAGTTATATCTCAATATATGCAGAATTTTAAGGTTAGTGGCTTGTCAGTTCAGGATATCATTCCCTTGGTTATTCTTTTGTTTATGTCAATGCTTCCATTACATGCAGATAGGCCGGACAGGCAGAAAGCAATGCTTATAAATGCTTTGAGGTTATATAAAGTCTATATGCTGAATTGA
- a CDS encoding MGMT family protein, with the protein MADNFSKSTNELAVQILSVITQIPYGKVASYGQIAKLAGLPRHARLVGFVLKNLDNASDIPWYRVINSQGKISLPKENETGENLQQIKLMQENVPVINGKVDLKKYGWMQ; encoded by the coding sequence ATGGCAGACAATTTTAGTAAAAGTACAAATGAACTGGCAGTGCAGATTCTTTCAGTGATTACACAGATCCCTTATGGAAAAGTTGCAAGCTATGGGCAGATTGCAAAACTGGCAGGTTTACCCCGGCATGCAAGACTGGTTGGTTTTGTGCTGAAAAATCTGGACAATGCTTCAGATATTCCCTGGTATAGAGTGATTAATTCACAAGGAAAGATCAGTTTGCCTAAGGAAAATGAAACAGGTGAAAATCTACAGCAGATAAAATTGATGCAGGAAAATGTGCCTGTGATCAATGGAAAAGTAGATTTAAAAAAATATGGATGGATGCAGTGA
- a CDS encoding glycosyltransferase family 2 protein codes for MIVIPMAGLSSRFFKEGYTMPKYMLDLNGITVFEWSVSSFKEYYSSDLFLFIVFDHFNTADFVKNQVKKMGISNYQIVTLTEHTLGQADTVFQGLKEVDQDEDIYIFNIDSRLEKFTKFTDYENLDGYLEVFNGDGEHWSFVLPGENNQVLKTTEKDRISSLCSNGLYYFKSSSIFKKYVKEEVDGFSGNEIYIAPLYNNYIEDGLNIKYKLVNETDISFCGTPAEYKETLNKILGVK; via the coding sequence ATGATTGTAATTCCAATGGCAGGATTAAGTTCCAGATTCTTTAAAGAAGGGTATACAATGCCTAAGTATATGCTTGATTTAAATGGGATAACTGTTTTTGAATGGTCTGTCAGTTCATTTAAGGAATATTATTCATCCGACTTGTTTCTGTTCATTGTTTTTGATCATTTTAATACAGCTGATTTCGTTAAAAATCAGGTTAAAAAAATGGGTATTTCCAATTATCAAATTGTTACCCTGACTGAACATACACTTGGACAGGCAGATACTGTATTTCAGGGACTGAAAGAAGTGGATCAGGATGAAGATATTTATATCTTCAATATTGACTCACGACTGGAAAAGTTTACTAAATTTACAGATTATGAAAATCTTGATGGCTACCTTGAAGTATTTAATGGAGATGGTGAGCATTGGTCTTTTGTTTTACCTGGTGAAAATAACCAGGTATTGAAAACAACAGAAAAAGATAGAATTTCCAGTTTGTGCAGTAATGGATTATATTATTTTAAATCATCCAGTATTTTTAAAAAATATGTGAAAGAAGAAGTTGATGGTTTTAGTGGAAATGAAATTTATATTGCTCCTTTGTACAATAATTACATTGAAGATGGTTTGAATATTAAATATAAACTTGTTAATGAAACAGATATCAGTTTTTGTGGAACTCCAGCTGAGTATAAGGAAACTTTAAATAAAATTCTGGGAGTAAAGTGA
- a CDS encoding universal stress protein, which yields MSYQNILVPVDGSETSYSAVAKAVEFSKAFGSKITVVQVLALDPYIAAEYITSTQTNELIERARSSIIKTLEEAAEKFKAEGVNVESKLIEGQVIHREIVNAAKEINADLIVIGSHGRTGIKKLFLGSVAQSVLGETEIPVLVVRQ from the coding sequence ATGTCCTATCAAAATATTTTAGTCCCTGTGGATGGTTCAGAAACTTCTTATTCAGCAGTCGCAAAAGCTGTTGAATTTTCAAAAGCTTTTGGCAGTAAAATCACAGTTGTCCAGGTTCTTGCCCTTGACCCTTACATTGCTGCTGAATACATCACATCCACTCAGACAAATGAGCTGATTGAACGTGCTCGCTCATCCATCATTAAAACACTAGAAGAAGCTGCTGAAAAATTCAAAGCAGAAGGTGTTAATGTTGAATCAAAACTGATCGAAGGTCAGGTTATTCATCGTGAAATTGTAAATGCAGCTAAAGAAATCAATGCTGATCTGATTGTCATTGGCTCGCATGGCCGTACAGGTATCAAAAAACTGTTCCTGGGCAGCGTTGCTCAAAGTGTACTTGGTGAAACAGAAATTCCAGTACTGGTAGTACGTCAGTAA
- a CDS encoding YheC/YheD family protein — protein MKVGFLRFDQNPTIKVRAIAYICHYHNIDFFYFQPEDVDFEKKKINGRFFINENWEYRETDFPDLIDNAPSIAKYRSFYDEMTKYVPFMCFRIGNKQKVQNILEKDGEFSHILIETEEVEGFEKFDHFLNRMKSVILKPNGGNMGRNIIKISKIGNDYKVETDGEIINLSNLKKWFDEHDFRGYIQQEYVNSLSKNNLPFDIRIHVRRGLNKKWNVVKVYPRIGINQNVTSNISQGGSISKLVGFLKNNYEDYEEIQKKLNKFARDFPPYFQKFYNYDLDALGIDIGLDKEGNLKLFEVNTYPGSNFLDIEDSVVRVHYYHSFAKQGL, from the coding sequence ATGAAAGTAGGTTTTTTAAGGTTTGATCAAAATCCGACAATAAAAGTTCGAGCAATTGCATATATATGTCATTACCATAATATTGATTTTTTTTACTTTCAACCTGAAGACGTTGATTTTGAGAAAAAGAAAATTAATGGTCGTTTTTTTATTAATGAAAATTGGGAATACAGAGAAACAGATTTTCCTGATTTGATTGATAATGCACCTTCTATAGCTAAGTATCGTAGTTTTTATGATGAAATGACAAAATATGTACCTTTTATGTGCTTTAGAATAGGGAATAAACAAAAGGTACAGAACATTCTTGAAAAAGATGGAGAATTTTCTCATATTTTGATTGAAACAGAGGAGGTCGAAGGTTTTGAAAAATTTGATCATTTTTTAAATCGAATGAAAAGCGTAATTTTAAAACCTAATGGCGGAAACATGGGGCGTAATATTATAAAAATTTCTAAAATTGGAAATGATTATAAAGTTGAAACGGATGGTGAGATAATAAATTTATCTAATTTGAAAAAATGGTTTGATGAACATGATTTTAGGGGCTATATTCAACAGGAATATGTAAATTCATTGAGTAAGAATAATCTTCCATTTGATATACGTATCCATGTGCGAAGAGGTTTAAATAAAAAATGGAATGTAGTTAAGGTTTATCCAAGAATTGGAATTAATCAGAATGTAACATCTAATATCAGTCAAGGTGGTTCTATTTCAAAACTTGTAGGTTTTTTGAAAAATAATTATGAAGATTATGAAGAAATTCAGAAAAAATTAAATAAGTTTGCAAGAGATTTTCCTCCATATTTTCAGAAGTTTTATAATTATGATCTTGATGCTTTAGGTATTGATATAGGGTTGGATAAAGAGGGTAATTTAAAGCTTTTTGAAGTAAATACTTATCCTGGTTCAAATTTTCTTGATATTGAAGATTCTGTTGTCAGAGTTCATTATTATCATTCATTCGCGAAGCAGGGATTATAA
- a CDS encoding HAD family hydrolase has product MKRLIFDVDETICTTVNGDYKNSKPITSVIEKMWDYKQQGFEICLSTSRNMKTYSGNSGKIAANTLPILIEWLNKHNVPYDEIYIAKPWCGFEGFYVDDKAIRPDEFVNLSYEEIIKLTTKEQV; this is encoded by the coding sequence ATGAAAAGATTAATATTTGATGTTGATGAAACGATCTGTACGACTGTCAATGGTGATTATAAGAACTCAAAACCTATTACTTCAGTAATAGAAAAAATGTGGGATTATAAGCAGCAAGGTTTTGAAATCTGTCTTTCTACAAGTAGAAATATGAAAACCTATAGTGGAAACAGCGGTAAAATTGCAGCAAATACATTGCCGATTCTGATTGAATGGCTAAATAAACATAATGTTCCATATGATGAAATCTATATAGCTAAACCATGGTGTGGTTTTGAAGGGTTTTATGTGGATGATAAAGCAATAAGACCAGATGAGTTTGTGAACTTATCATATGAAGAAATAATTAAACTTACAACTAAAGAACAGGTATAA
- a CDS encoding alpha/beta fold hydrolase: MKGIFKKLLLSTALAVGTVSAFSLPSIALAGSIDIQSVLQQERAWAGMQSKKLKVGDIEWAYSEGGQAGKPTLMLVHGLAGSRDNWNRLARYLTPYYHVIIPDLPGQGDSKVAADFDYSIPNMTEKLRRFAEAAKFENGLHVAGHSMGGAIALLYTAQYPVDTKSLFLIDSAGVFKSANTPYLKDPTTLRNMLVAKPGDLDRILKIATNLPPFIPKELKESQEKMMISQSANTSKLIEQLIVMAKVYTPDTFALAARSVDQPVLIAWGDKDQVINVEAAAELKGLLKNAQEPVILKGVGHMPIMEQEQLLVKPYMDFLNKAK; encoded by the coding sequence ATGAAAGGAATCTTCAAAAAACTATTACTTTCCACAGCACTGGCTGTCGGTACAGTAAGTGCATTCAGCCTGCCCTCAATAGCGCTTGCAGGTTCCATAGATATACAGAGTGTACTGCAACAGGAAAGAGCCTGGGCAGGTATGCAGAGTAAAAAACTTAAAGTTGGCGATATAGAATGGGCTTACAGTGAAGGTGGACAAGCTGGTAAACCGACATTGATGCTTGTACACGGTTTAGCTGGCAGCCGTGATAACTGGAACCGCTTAGCCCGATATCTGACACCGTATTATCACGTTATTATTCCAGATTTACCTGGGCAGGGTGACAGCAAAGTTGCAGCGGACTTTGATTATTCCATTCCCAATATGACTGAAAAACTGCGTCGTTTTGCTGAAGCGGCAAAGTTTGAAAATGGATTACATGTTGCAGGACATTCGATGGGGGGAGCTATTGCCCTGCTCTATACTGCTCAATATCCTGTAGATACAAAATCACTGTTCCTTATAGATAGCGCAGGTGTGTTTAAATCTGCTAATACGCCCTATCTGAAAGATCCAACAACACTCAGAAATATGCTGGTTGCAAAACCAGGTGATCTGGACAGAATCTTAAAAATTGCGACGAACTTACCTCCATTTATTCCGAAAGAACTGAAAGAGTCTCAGGAAAAAATGATGATTTCACAATCAGCCAATACCTCAAAGCTGATTGAACAGCTGATTGTAATGGCAAAAGTTTATACACCTGATACTTTTGCTTTGGCTGCCCGATCTGTAGATCAACCGGTACTGATCGCGTGGGGAGACAAAGACCAGGTCATAAATGTTGAAGCTGCTGCTGAACTGAAAGGATTACTCAAAAATGCGCAGGAACCTGTCATTTTAAAAGGTGTGGGTCATATGCCAATTATGGAGCAGGAACAGTTACTGGTGAAACCATATATGGATTTCTTAAATAAAGCGAAATAA